The DNA region GGCACCCACACCGACACCGCCTGCGCAATAGCCGCCGGGAATCGCACGCGGCGGCATCGCGTTTGCTGATCGACGTCCGCACCGGCGGCCCACTCCCGGTATCCCGATGATGCCGCCTTTTTGAGTGCCGGTCAGACGAAGCCCAGCGGACGATCACAGATCGATGCGGAATTGCAGGTAATGGTGCGGTCGGTGGTGATGACGCCAATAATGGCGTTCCCTCCATCGCCGTTCGGCGCGCCAGGGCCGGTAGTAATAGCTGCGCTCATAGGCATACGGATCGTGGCGCCAGTCACGACGTTCATGCCGCCACGAATGACGCCAATGGCGGTGATGATCCCGGTAATGCACCTTCACGACGTCGCTCTTTTCGACGGAAGCAACCGGTGTATAGACGGGAGCGGCAACCACGGGCTCACCGGCAACGGCGGCCGAGCCGACCGAGAGAAGCGCTGCAACAGCAAAATGGACAATTCTCATGGCTCACCTCCTTGATGACTGTGAGCGAAATCTGCTCCTCCTGCCCTGAACTTCTCCTGAATCGGTACTTCAGCTTTTGTTCATGAAATGGAGAGCGATTGGGTTATGATCGATCACGAAATCGCGCCCGGGCTGGATTTTCCCTTTACACCCGGGAAGAATCTGCTAGTTGGCACGCATTGCCCTTGTAGCTCAGTTGGTAGAGCACCTGATTTGTAATCAGGGGGTCGCGGGTTCGAACCCTGCCGGGGGCACCATAATCCTCAATAAAATCAATATACTAAAGAAAACGGCATGTTAGCCGGCTACATCGATTTGCAAATTTTGGCGCATTTTTTGGCGCGGCCCGAATCGCAAACGCAGCCACTGCCGGTCGTCAAATCCGCTTTTCGCTTCGTTTGATGATCGCGGTCAGACCGATCAGGCCTTCTCTCGGTCGCCGCCCCACTTCACCATCGGATCGATGCCCTGCTTCTTCCAGTCATCGACCACGTGCCGGAGAAGGTCACAGGAGCCGTCAATGGAGAAGTCGAACGACGGATCGAACTCCGGCTCCCTGACGGCTTCCCACAGATAGCCGCCGAGAGCGTCCGCTGCGGTGGCCCGCGCTTTTGCGCGGGAGGCGTCGCCGTTCGTGAAGTCGAAGTCGCTTACCATCAACACGATTTGGTAGATTAGGGAGCCAGCGTCGATACATGGGATGAACCGGAGATAGTCCAGATCGAGCTTTACCCTCGCCGACCTGTTCTCGGAGAAATTGTTCCGCTTCAGCATCCCGTCGAAGCTCATCATCACTTGCATGGTGCCGACCTTGCAGGCGTTGTACCAGACTTGATATCGCCGACCGAACTCCTGCCCTTCGAAACCTCGAATGCTCGTGTCGTTCAGCTCTTCAATGGCCCAAGGATCCGTGAGTTGCATATTCAGGAGGGCGGCGAACCAGCGGAAATCGTCGAACAGGATTTCGTGCGCTGGAGTGATCCATGATGCAATAGCGCGGCCCGCCGCGAGAGATGCCGGCTGTTTATGCTCCGGCTTGTGACGTTCGCCCCCTAAGGCCGCGATGATGCCGCTGTATTCCTTGCGGACCACTCGCTCCTCAAGCGCCTGTAGCCTGCTTTCCTATCCAGAGAAGCACGACAGTCAGGACACCCAGCCCGATGACGTAATCGGGAATGTTGAATTGCTTCTGGACGGCGACGACGACTGCTGCAATGGCGAAAGCAGCCCACATTCCAATGCGCTTGATCATCCGCCTCCCCGCTCGACTAGCGAAAAATAGCGGTGGCCAGTGCGCGCTGAATGCCGCGAACATCCGTGCCCTTCTTAAGGGTTTTTTGGATGGGATCGGATGTTCCGGAGACCCAAATCTTGAGTTCCGATTCCAGGTCGAACGTGCCCGCAGTTTCTACCGAAAAACGGGTTATCGCCTTATAGGGCACTGACATGTAGTCGACTTTGCTACCGGTGATCCCCTGAATGTCCACCAGAATGAGGCGCCACTGCGTGAAGACAAAGAAATCGCGGATAATCTTGAACGCCAGTTGGGGCTGCTCGCCTTCGATCAAGACGCCATTCAAACGCTTGTTGAGCTCGGTCGGATCGACCTTTGAACCATGACCAAGAAACCCGTCAAACAATCCCATGTCGTACACCCCATCGCTTCTGAAAATATCTCCTATCGATACCGTTTCTCTGTCTCTATCACCAACCATTCCTCTCGGTTGCCGTTGACTCCTGTATTCGGGGCGCAGCAACTGGGGATTACATTGATGTGGGAAAAATATACGGACAAGTACAAAGCTTATAAGCTGGTGGCGCTTCCTATTGCGGCGTTTGGGACTACCGCGTCGATTATGTCAGTTGCATTTTATGGCGACGTCTCTATCAGCGCAAAACAGCTCGCCTTTGGGTGCGCAATGGCCTCGGCAATGGTTACGGCGATCGTCTCATTCTTGGAGTTGGTCGCCGATGCAAGGCAAAAAGAGCGACGTGCAGCGGAACAACTCGCCAGTGATCAGCGGATCGAGCAATTGGAAGTGCGCATCCGCATGCTGGAACAAGGGACAGCCGCCGCAGCCTAATTCCTGGTTTTCCGAAGTCTCCAAACGAGAAACCCGTTTATCGCTACGAATGACGCTAGTAGCTTCTTCATTTTCTGTTCTCTTTTTTGCGGCGCGCCGTTGAACGAGGCTAGATTGCCGCACACTCCAGTTTCGCCTCATCGTTAAACACGCAAGCGGCGCGGATGAAACTCCCTCGATTCCGTCGCTCCGGCGGGTAAAATGCGGCGCAGAAAAGTCATCGGAGCCGACGAACGGTCCGAGAAAACTCTCGCGGGGGTCGCGAGCGACCGCTGTCAGCACAATTCCGATTCCGAGATCGGCGGACGTGCTTTGGCTTCAGCTTGCCCCCCAAAAAAAATACAAGAAACCATCCCACTCCCCGTAGCCGCGGGAGATTTCGTCGGCTTGCAAGCCGCCGCAGTTCCTACAGTTTCCAGTAGTAGACGGCGAATCGTCTTTGGCCTATCGATGGACCCATGCGATCGTCCCTGGAACATCTGCCGGAAGAAAAGCAGCGCGAGCTTGCCCGCGTCGTTGCGATCATCCATGAGGAGTTCGCCGATGCGCTGTCAGGCACATCTGCCGCCTTCAAGAAGCGCGGCCGGATCTTAAAGATTTTGCTCTTCGGTTCGTATAGCCGCGGCACCTGGGTCGACGAGCCGCACACGATGAAGGGCTACCGCTCCGACTACGACATCCTGGTGCTCGTCAATTCCAAACAGCTGGCGGAGCCACAATACTGGGAGAAAGCGCCGACCGGCTGATGTGGGATAGGGATGTGAAGACGCCGGTCGGGCTGATCGTCCATGGCGCCAGGGAGGTGAACAACTTCCTCGCCGACGGCCAGTATTTCTTCGTCGACATCCTGCGCGAGGGCATCGTGCTCTACGAGCTCGACGACCGGCCGTTGGCCGAACCGAGAAAACTCTCCGCTCTCGATTCCTATAGGGTGGCGAAGGAGCATTTCGCGAACAAGTTTCCCTCAGCATTGAGCTTTCTGGATACCACTCAGTATCTGCTTGGGAAAGACCAACTCAGCCACGCGGCATTCGAACTACACCAGTCCGTCGAGTCGGCGTACTCCGCTTTGCTTCTCACCCTGACCAACTACAGCCCGCCATCGCACAATCTGAAATTCCTGCGCGGGCTGGCTGAAGATCAGGACCGCCGGCTGATCGACGCATGGCCGCGCGACCAGCACCGCTATACCGCCTGGTACAACATTCTCAACGAAGCCTATGTCAAGGCGCGCTACTCGAAGCACTTCGAGATCACCGACGAGGCGCTTGGCTGGCTACTTGAGCGGACAGAACACTTGCATCAGATTGTCGCGGCGATTTGTAAGGAGCGTCTTTCCGAACTGGAGCGGGCAAGCGCCGCCAACTGACGGCCAAAATCTGCGCACCACACTCGAAATGCGGCATGGCTGTTAGGAGCGAATTCCACCCTCTCCGCCTTCTGGTACACGTCGGGGTGCCGCCGAGCTCCCGTGTGATCGTCTCGGCTCAATGTCTTCGATGAGTCGGCCGGCCGGATCGTTAAACTTTGCCTTCGACGGTTCACCGATGACACGGCCGGGACAGCCGTTGTACGAATTCGATCCGGCACACTTCCGTCACGGTTACAGCGTTGGCGAATTGCATTACATTCTCCGATCGAGTGAGTGTCAGCGAGGCTTGTCATGCCCGACCAGACAAAATGCCCAAAATGCGGGAGCGCCGACTGTTTGCAATATGTCGATCGGCTGATGCTCGATTCGGTTGTCAAACATGCGGGCAGTCACTTTTTCGTCCCTCCCGATCCTGTCGGCGCCTATGTTCGTTGGCAATGCTCAGCGTGCGGCGGGAACGGAAGTGGGAAAGTGACATGGGTAGGGCCAGGAAGCGTTGAGATTTTCCATTGGAAGATGAAGGAGTCGTAACGGCTCCCGGATCATCGAAAGCCAGCGAGCGCATCGGACCGCCGCTTCGTCGGGCGTGCTGCCTTGAATTCAGCAGCATCATCACGCCATAGCGCAAGGCCGACATCAGATCGTCTCTCAGCTTCACGACCACACCTTCTTTCCGATGGTACAGAGAACACATTGAAGGTAAGCGATGAAACAACCCCATCTAGCGACGGCTAAGCCGAGGGTCTATTCGCGCCAGACGGGGTCAATGCACCGCTTACGATTGGCAAGAGAGCCTATGAATTGGCAAACGTGCTGCGCGGGATCGCAGGCCTACAGCCACCAGATTTCGGAACCATTCTGCAGCCGCTATTTAAGTAATCTCGAACAGGCCATTCGCGTCATTCGAAGATCGCCCCTTTCGTCAACAGCTCTTTCTCTTTGAAGCGGCCAGTAGATTTGTCGATCCTCACGTAGAGCTTGCGCCCGGACCCCCGGACGCTCCCGATCGCATCGTCCGCCGAGAACAGGCTTCCAGCCTACTTCTCAGTTGCTGCCGTCGTTCGACCGCGACTTCCGGGCCTCGTTGTTGGTTGATGACGCCGTCTTCCCGTCGGGCTGCTGGCCGAAATAGGTGCCGCCTAGATGGCCGCCGGCGCTGGTATTTTCGACCTGGCGTTCGGCCCGCTTCACTAGTTTTTTGACGTCTGTCTTGCTCATTTTGTCGCTCCATTGGATGGTGGTGACAGGGGAACAACGACACGCGGCCAAGAGAGTTCCGCCTTTGCGGGGAGCCCGGCGCAACCGCGCGCGGTATTGCTTTTGCATGGCTGTTTCCTTGACAAATCCACCAGGCGCACTTGAAAGTATCCCGCTCGTGCGCGCTTTGACAATTATGGATTGCGATATCGAATGCCCAAGAAGCCGAAACTCGAACATTCGGAACTCGCCGGCGAATTCACAGAGGACGACGTTACCGTACTCGTCGACATCTTCCGGACGGCCGGTTCCAATGAGGACTGGTCGATGGAGGTCGTGACGCAGGATGAGGACCTGATCCGCTGGGACGAGCCTTTTGCGACCGATCGCGAGGCGTTCGACGAATTCCTGGCGACAGTTGCGCGCGACGGCATTCGGTCGTTCCTGGACGACAGTGAGCCATCCGTGCACTGACCCCGGCGCACGTGTTATTCCGCCGCTTGACCAACGCGTTCGCGCTCATGCTAAAATATGGTATGGTCGCCGCGGGAGAGAGGTGATGCGACGGTACAATCTCCGGCATGAAGCCGATGATCGCTGGCTTGTTGTTGATGGAATGACAATGCAGCCGGCCGCTTTGGACGGTATCCCGATCTGCGGCATGCAGTGGGCGGAAGCCTGCGATATGGTCGATCTCATGAATACACTCGACAGCATCGAACGGGCGTCGGATCGCTACGCGACGTCCTCGCGCCGGAGCGCCTGACGGCCTTTTTTTGCGTTTCCTGAAAATCTGCAGTCGAAGATTGATCCTGCCTGTCGGCAACCGGTCGGCCTGCTTCTTCGAAATTGGGTAGATCCTATGAGGAGGGGTGGATAGCAATCAGCGCTGTGGCAAAGTCAAAGTGAGGGTCGCTTAACCACAAACATCCTACCTTGGAGGCAAGCATGCCCGTTGCAGCTCACCGATCCGAAGCGCCGACCACTATCCACCCTCCACCCTCCCTCAGATCTACATTATTGCGTGCTTTTGCCGGAACGGAACAAATCCGTCCTCCGCCGGTTCGAATCATCAAAGGAGGATCAAAGCATGGTTGCAGATTATCTTTGGCTCTTCGCTATCGCCGGCGGCGCCTTCCTTCTCGGCTGCGCGATCGCCTATGGCATGCTCACAAACCGCAAACTCTCGCACAGTGAGCAGGACGCGCAGGACCGCAAGGTGCGGAAACTCTACGAGAAACCGCCGCACGAGGCATCGCGATGAACCGCCGGTTCGCTTGGGGCGTCGCCGTTGCTCTGGCGCTTGCCGCAGTCCTCGCCGCCGAGAGCGCCGGCTATTTCCAGCCGACCGAAACGCCCGGCCGGCCCTCGCCTCACGCGATCGACCAGTCACAGTAGGAGGTCGAGATGGCTGCTCAGGACAAGAGATTTGATTCGGGCACCGATGATGCGCGCTGCTCGGACTCTGCGGCCGCTGCGCAGCGCCGCGAGGAGGCCAAATCGCGGGCCGCGCGCGGGCTGGCATCCGGCATGGGCCATCTGCACGAAGGCTCGCTGGACATCAAGCCCGAGGACGTCAATCGAGCGCGGGACCAGCGCGCAGGGGAAATCGAGCCCGATGAACGCGCGAAACAGTCCGCCGTGAAGGAACACGCGCGCCTGCACGGCGACGCCTACATCGTCGAATCCGACCTGGAAGACCAGGATCAGCGCGAAGCAGCGCCGGGCACGAGAGAACAGAAATAGCGGTCTCCATCGTCTCTCCGGCGGCGCGCGCAGCGCAGGCGGAGCTATTTGCTTGCGCGCAAAAAACCTTGTCGCAGAAGCCCTTTATCCTTTAGCTAGGCGAAGATCATAAAGGGCATCGCATGGGCCGTTCATTTCAGACACTTTGTTTCCTCGCTTCATCGGCAACGGAGGCGCTTGCT from Rhizobium sullae includes:
- a CDS encoding PH domain-containing protein yields the protein MGLFDGFLGHGSKVDPTELNKRLNGVLIEGEQPQLAFKIIRDFFVFTQWRLILVDIQGITGSKVDYMSVPYKAITRFSVETAGTFDLESELKIWVSGTSDPIQKTLKKGTDVRGIQRALATAIFR